Below is a window of Pelagicoccus albus DNA.
CTATGCTGGAAACATTCCTGTACCCAATAACTGGTTGCACATTTTTCAGGTTGCTGCAGAACAGCTAGACTCAGTCTATCTGCAAAGTCGAAATACCTACGCTCGTCTAGTTTCACACACTCCGCTGCACAAATTCGCTTTCGACGAGGAGCTAAATGAGGGCGTTTCACTTGATGGCTCATTTCGCTTCCGGCAACGCTCCGGTTCTACTGTTCTGGCCAAAGTCGACTACTGCGATTGCTGCAACAGCCCGGGCCGTATCTCGTTTTTCAATCAACGCGGCTTCGAAACACTACAGCTTTGCTGCCCGAGTACAATTCCCATATATAAATGGGCCCGCTTCGTTCAATCGATTTGCCAGGGCACTCCGCAATCCGAGACTACATCGGAACCTTCAGGCCTCTCTCCGCTAGAGAAGGGACCTATCCCTTTAAGACACACGCCAGCGACTCTCGTATCCATTCTTGATTACATCTGCGACAGGCAGGCAAGTATCGAACTCACCTTAGAAACCCCAGATTCAACGCAAATTCGAGAACTCACCCCTAAGAACATTTCCTTCGACGATATCACAATTTCCGCGCATGCAGAGCGCTGCACATTCCAGATAGGGTTTCCTGCCATCAAATCCTTACAACTGGATATCGAGGATCCAGAAACGCCAACCCTTATCGTTACAGGCCCCCAGAACCTTCAACTCATGGCCATTCGTCCCACCTCCGAACCTTTCTCACGGAGCTGCTTCTCAGCGATAACCAACGACCTACTTTCGACCTGAGAGCACGCCGAGACAACTACGCCTAAAACAATCTTCCTCGCTCCCGCCAAATGCTTGAAGACTCAACAAACCAGACGCTCCACATCTACTTCGCCACCATGACTGGCAATTCAGAGGAGCTCTCCATCGAATCCGAATTGCAAATACGCAAAGGACCTGGTTGCTGAATTGCAAAGACTACACGCTAGTTGTTCGCGCCTAAAACAGAAGCAGACGCTTACTTCAACGAGACATTCGAACAATGGACCAGGCGTGTGGTTGAATCTCTTGACGATCTCGACGAGAGTGATGAAGCAACTGTACAAGAAAAGGCCGTACCCAAAACGTAAGGACGCGGCCTTCTCTAAAGAAACGTTTAAAGACCAATCATAGGATCCTTCGGTATGGCTCCAAATCCTACGATCACCTCTTCCACCTCCATAAAGTAGAGATGGCTAAAGAACTGGCCCTGCCAAACTTCTTCCACTGTAAATTTGCCTCGGATCCGGATGGGCACGTTATCCAAAAGGTTCACTCCCTTTTTAGCCCGAGCAAAGACGTATCCGTTTAATGCGGGCATCGCGCCGTAACAACAAGCTCCCGTATCCGGGAGCAGGAGAAATTCATCCACCTTTTCGCCCTTGACGGAGATCGGCATCATGTAGCCGGCGATCTCCACCTTCTTTCCGTTCTTTTCAAGCACGTCGGCCGGAACAACCTCAGCAAGGTACTCAGGATCC
It encodes the following:
- a CDS encoding DUF3299 domain-containing protein; the protein is MRFRALFVIFAGLVMSLCQLSNGKAAIQGDYPFIGFDRLSSGLYLPEKPEKEGKVVRKDPEYLAEVVPADVLEKNGKKVEIAGYMMPISVKGEKVDEFLLLPDTGACCYGAMPALNGYVFARAKKGVNLLDNVPIRIRGKFTVEEVWQGQFFSHLYFMEVEEVIVGFGAIPKDPMIGL